In Candidatus Rickettsiella isopodorum, the following are encoded in one genomic region:
- a CDS encoding autotransporter outer membrane beta-barrel domain-containing protein produces MKRIQLLYISALSLFITISQPCYSACTQTANRLNATTGSVCTANNAIYTQNTVGQPVFNSTTNSVINANSSVTLINTLAGTNGIGARAQNGGIINFNGFVTIETGQNTGNTEGSTAARVSSNGVININAGANITTHGSNSIFTGTQQNNGLSADGGVGNGLLETRGALQLDINGYDSEGITATGANTNRIIIHNDANIIMRGLNSRGMHVNDGGTIISEGKISIRHEGSTLFLGTPSIGVYATSSGTGAGSIVLNDLDVVTVNDDIPGVVANGSTGNGSPSITINGTANIQILGDDSLGVGANESGIVTINNANIISSGTNGVGIGTRDNDGIINIASGQINAKLHAIQMFDGNNQQINLSNINLIAEDDVILIDGSTSANLQITNGMASAVTGQQLLNVNNTSDFTGIFSQSVLNGDVFVEGGSTSTLSLLSNTLLTGSMDGGSALIDPTSRWLMTADSTILNMENNGIIDFGNYSGTYKQLQINSNYTTNNGIINLNTSLGADNSSTDIVVVQGNTTGTGFVKVTNTDGIGAPTNEGIKIIDVNGASNATFQLIGDYVFEGDPAVVSGAYAYRLYKNGISTPTDGDWYLRSSLNDSLTPLYQPGVPIYEAYAGVLQLFNLMDTLQQRVGNRSWWGSNKFSSLKASNLIEGDGFWSKIDGMQGSFEPKSSIAPFDYRANLLKYTLGIDKRLFADSTGSLVGGLAGHYGKVFSDINSYFGKGKINANGYGPTATLTWYSNNGFYVDGQAHAIWYDSDLFSNTSNQTLKNNNDAQSYATSLEIGKRILFNTNWSFTPQTQFGYYQVDFNHFKDVFGADVSLNNAKSLIGRLGLSVDYQNRELNSLGIVDRSHLYGIANLYYDFLNQYAITVSETPFSSQNYPLWGGLGIGGSKNWNNDCFSVFGEASVNTSLSHVNNNNYIILGRLGVRIKWD; encoded by the coding sequence ATGAAAAGGATTCAATTACTTTATATTAGTGCGCTTTCGTTATTTATCACGATTTCACAACCTTGTTATTCTGCTTGTACCCAAACGGCAAATCGACTCAATGCGACTACCGGAAGTGTTTGTACCGCTAATAACGCAATCTATACTCAAAATACCGTAGGACAACCTGTTTTCAATTCCACTACAAACAGTGTTATTAACGCCAATTCTTCAGTAACTCTAATTAATACTTTAGCAGGGACTAACGGGATTGGTGCACGCGCACAAAATGGTGGCATAATCAATTTTAATGGTTTTGTTACGATTGAAACAGGTCAAAATACCGGCAATACCGAAGGTTCAACAGCAGCACGTGTTTCAAGTAATGGCGTTATAAATATCAATGCAGGTGCCAATATTACCACGCATGGAAGTAATTCTATTTTTACTGGTACACAACAAAATAATGGCTTATCAGCTGATGGAGGTGTGGGTAATGGACTTCTTGAGACAAGAGGAGCACTTCAACTGGATATTAATGGCTATGATAGTGAGGGAATAACGGCAACAGGTGCAAACACTAACCGAATTATTATCCATAACGATGCAAACATAATCATGCGGGGCTTAAATTCTCGAGGAATGCATGTTAATGATGGCGGTACTATTATTTCCGAAGGAAAAATAAGCATTCGTCATGAAGGTAGTACCCTTTTTCTAGGAACTCCCTCTATTGGTGTTTATGCTACTTCTTCAGGTACTGGAGCAGGAAGTATTGTTTTAAATGATTTAGATGTGGTTACGGTTAATGACGACATTCCTGGTGTCGTTGCAAATGGTTCAACGGGCAATGGTTCGCCAAGCATAACCATCAATGGCACAGCTAATATTCAAATTTTAGGTGATGATTCTCTCGGTGTGGGCGCAAATGAAAGTGGCATTGTTACTATTAACAATGCCAATATCATTTCATCGGGTACCAATGGTGTTGGAATAGGGACTCGTGATAATGACGGCATCATTAACATTGCTTCTGGTCAAATTAATGCAAAATTACATGCTATCCAAATGTTTGATGGTAATAATCAACAAATAAATCTATCGAATATTAATTTAATTGCTGAAGATGATGTTATTTTGATTGACGGCTCCACCAGTGCCAATTTACAAATAACCAATGGTATGGCTAGCGCTGTAACAGGTCAGCAGCTTTTAAATGTTAATAACACCAGTGATTTTACCGGTATTTTTTCGCAAAGTGTTTTAAACGGTGATGTTTTTGTAGAGGGCGGTTCAACTTCCACCCTATCATTACTTTCTAACACTTTATTGACTGGTAGCATGGATGGTGGTAGTGCTTTAATTGATCCGACAAGTCGATGGTTAATGACGGCTGATTCTACCATTTTAAATATGGAAAATAATGGGATTATTGATTTTGGGAACTATAGCGGTACTTACAAACAATTGCAGATCAATAGCAATTATACTACTAACAACGGGATAATTAATTTAAATACATCACTGGGTGCTGACAATTCATCAACCGATATTGTAGTTGTTCAAGGTAATACGACGGGAACTGGTTTCGTAAAAGTAACTAATACTGATGGTATTGGTGCACCAACTAATGAGGGTATTAAAATCATTGATGTAAACGGTGCTTCCAATGCGACGTTTCAGTTAATTGGCGACTATGTATTTGAAGGGGATCCCGCAGTAGTTTCGGGGGCTTATGCGTATAGACTTTATAAAAATGGTATTAGTACGCCTACAGATGGGGATTGGTATCTTCGTTCATCCTTAAACGATAGCCTTACGCCACTTTATCAACCGGGTGTCCCTATTTATGAAGCTTATGCCGGCGTTTTACAATTGTTCAACTTGATGGATACCCTTCAACAGAGGGTTGGTAATAGAAGTTGGTGGGGCTCAAATAAATTTTCATCACTAAAGGCTTCCAATTTAATTGAAGGTGATGGTTTTTGGAGTAAAATTGATGGAATGCAAGGTTCCTTTGAGCCTAAATCCTCAATAGCTCCATTTGATTATCGGGCTAATTTATTGAAATACACTTTAGGTATAGATAAACGTTTATTTGCAGATTCTACGGGATCGCTAGTAGGTGGATTAGCTGGTCATTACGGTAAAGTTTTTTCTGACATTAATTCATATTTCGGTAAAGGTAAAATTAATGCCAACGGTTATGGGCCAACCGCAACACTAACTTGGTATAGTAACAATGGTTTTTACGTTGATGGACAAGCTCATGCCATTTGGTACGATAGTGATTTGTTTTCAAATACAAGTAATCAGACGCTTAAAAATAATAATGATGCGCAAAGTTATGCTACTAGTCTTGAAATAGGAAAACGAATTCTTTTCAATACAAATTGGTCTTTTACTCCGCAAACTCAATTTGGTTATTACCAGGTGGACTTTAATCATTTTAAAGATGTTTTTGGTGCGGATGTTTCTTTAAACAATGCCAAAAGTCTTATTGGGCGTTTAGGATTATCTGTAGATTATCAAAATAGAGAGTTAAATTCACTGGGTATAGTAGATAGGAGTCATTTATATGGAATTGCCAATCTTTATTACGATTTTTTAAATCAATATGCTATTACTGTATCAGAAACGCCTTTTAGTAGTCAAAATTATCCTCTTTGGGGTGGACTTGGTATTGGTGGCTCAAAGAATTGGAATAATGATTGTTTTTCAGTATTTGGAGAAGCTTCCGTAAATACCAGTTTAAGCCATGTTAATAACAATAATTATATCATTCTAGGGAGGTTAGGTGTGCGAATTAAATGGGATTAG
- the rsmG gene encoding 16S rRNA (guanine(527)-N(7))-methyltransferase RsmG, with amino-acid sequence MIDFKQLHVELLKQLSKNHFDINEKINKKLIEYVLLLHKWNQIHNLTSIRDPLQMLSKHIIDSLVISPYLQGPDILDVGTGAGLPGIPLALTHPHYRFALLDSNGKKTRFLTHVIQTLTITNVEIISLRVEKYHPEYCFNSIVSRAFSQLNEFLHKTKHLCCENGSFLAMKGQYPAEEIHVLDTDFKLIDTKPLQIADLDEKRHLLIIGLNH; translated from the coding sequence ATGATCGATTTCAAACAGTTACATGTTGAGCTTTTAAAACAATTAAGCAAAAATCATTTTGACATTAATGAAAAAATCAATAAGAAATTAATTGAATATGTCTTGTTATTACATAAGTGGAATCAAATACATAACTTAACCAGCATACGTGATCCTTTGCAGATGCTCTCCAAGCATATTATTGATAGTCTTGTTATTAGCCCTTACTTGCAAGGTCCAGACATTCTAGATGTCGGCACAGGTGCCGGTTTGCCGGGCATACCTTTAGCATTGACGCACCCACACTATCGTTTCGCATTACTAGATAGTAACGGAAAAAAAACGCGCTTCTTAACCCATGTCATACAAACTTTAACGATAACTAACGTCGAGATCATTTCTTTGCGCGTTGAAAAATATCATCCCGAATATTGTTTTAATAGTATAGTCAGTCGAGCCTTTAGCCAGCTCAATGAATTTTTACATAAAACTAAACATTTATGCTGCGAAAATGGAAGTTTTTTAGCCATGAAAGGGCAATATCCCGCAGAAGAGATCCATGTACTTGATACTGATTTCAAGCTCATTGACACAAAACCTTTACAAATTGCTGATCTTGATGAAAAAAGACATCTACTGATTATTGGTTTAAATCACTAA
- the dapB gene encoding 4-hydroxy-tetrahydrodipicolinate reductase produces the protein MSIRVLVNGAAGRMGRITTKTIKQDAAFDLVAETHSSDELKKYLLSSKATIAIDFTNAAVVFENAKSIILAGTHPVIGTSGLRPEQINELQKLCSEKNLGGIIAPNFCIGALLMMRFAEQAAHYFPECEIIETHHEKKLDAPSATAIKTAELISAARKTSPNTKKTHETLEGARGAVKNQVPIHALRLPGFLAKQDIIFGHLGGNLVIAHETIDRNAYMPGVLLACKKVRSLKKLVYGLENFL, from the coding sequence GTGTCAATTCGTGTTCTTGTTAACGGCGCGGCTGGGCGCATGGGGCGAATCACAACTAAAACGATTAAGCAGGATGCAGCATTCGATTTAGTCGCAGAAACTCACAGTAGCGATGAGCTTAAAAAATATCTATTGTCCAGCAAAGCAACAATTGCTATTGATTTTACCAATGCCGCTGTCGTCTTTGAAAATGCCAAAAGCATTATACTGGCAGGGACTCATCCAGTTATTGGAACTAGTGGTTTGCGCCCAGAACAAATAAATGAATTACAAAAGCTTTGCTCTGAGAAAAACTTAGGTGGGATCATTGCACCCAATTTTTGTATAGGTGCTTTATTGATGATGCGCTTTGCTGAACAAGCCGCACACTATTTTCCTGAATGTGAAATTATAGAAACCCATCATGAAAAAAAGTTAGACGCTCCATCTGCAACTGCTATAAAAACCGCTGAATTAATTAGTGCCGCTAGAAAAACATCGCCTAACACCAAAAAAACTCACGAAACACTAGAGGGCGCACGTGGCGCGGTTAAGAATCAAGTTCCAATACATGCACTACGTCTACCTGGGTTTCTCGCCAAACAAGATATAATATTCGGCCATCTCGGTGGAAATCTCGTTATCGCCCATGAAACAATAGATCGTAATGCCTATATGCCTGGCGTATTACTGGCTTGTAAAAAAGTGAGATCGTTAAAAAAATTAGTTTATGGTTTAGAAAATTTTTTATAA
- a CDS encoding DMT family transporter has protein sequence MKLSSKANLYLILATLMWGVTFPLTRNALTEVDPFVFVSLRFALAALVLLPSVWILFHKTTRSILCASLIIGVLNAGAYLCQTIGLETVHSARAAFITGASVIVVPFLAPLFKLEKPGRLDLLCSAIGFIGLYVLMDIKHLYIGHGDLWVFLGAIFFSLQITYLQRTNQLIGDYQLLAFYQLLFTVPFVFLFTKGHSFSAALQPQALIGILFCAVFATSLAYYLQNKYQKFTSAPKAALIFALEPVFASLFVVLINQEVLARTTIVGGSFLLLSLILPALANMNKEPDPLIK, from the coding sequence ATGAAATTATCTAGTAAAGCTAATCTTTATCTTATTTTAGCCACCTTGATGTGGGGGGTTACTTTTCCACTGACTCGAAATGCTTTGACTGAAGTTGATCCGTTTGTATTTGTGAGCTTACGCTTTGCGTTAGCAGCCTTGGTTTTGTTACCGAGTGTCTGGATTTTGTTCCATAAGACCACTCGATCTATTTTGTGTGCCAGTTTAATCATTGGTGTTCTCAATGCAGGGGCTTATCTTTGTCAAACTATCGGTTTAGAAACGGTGCATTCTGCACGTGCAGCGTTTATTACCGGTGCGAGTGTTATTGTAGTCCCTTTTTTAGCGCCTTTGTTTAAGCTAGAAAAGCCGGGTCGCTTGGATTTATTGTGTTCGGCCATAGGATTTATAGGACTTTATGTTTTAATGGATATAAAACATCTTTATATTGGGCATGGCGATTTATGGGTTTTTCTGGGTGCTATCTTTTTTTCCTTACAAATTACTTATCTACAGCGTACTAATCAATTGATTGGTGATTATCAATTATTGGCTTTTTATCAACTCTTGTTTACCGTTCCGTTTGTATTTTTATTTACTAAAGGGCATTCTTTTAGTGCGGCTTTACAGCCACAAGCCTTAATTGGCATTCTATTTTGTGCTGTATTTGCGACCAGTTTGGCGTATTATTTACAGAATAAATATCAAAAATTTACCAGTGCTCCCAAAGCCGCGTTGATATTTGCTTTAGAGCCAGTATTTGCTAGTCTATTTGTTGTGCTGATTAATCAAGAAGTGCTAGCTAGAACCACGATTGTGGGTGGTTCATTCCTTTTGTTAAGTTTAATTCTACCTGCTTTAGCGAATATGAACAAAGAACCTGATCCTCTCATAAAATAA
- the pepN gene encoding aminopeptidase N — MTELKTTFLKDYTPPSFLINRVELTFKLNENLTQVNSRLALTRNSISENKNKPLVLQGENCELIFIKLDARLLSNSDYQLKDNELIIFHVPDQFNLEIENRIKPKENTALSGLYVSRGIFCTQCEAEGFRRITYFLDRPDVLARYTTTIIADKKKYPILLSNGNKITQQDLENNQHSVTWEDPFKKPSYLFALVAGDLEYSQNEFVTQSQRKINLQIFSEKGEKNKCHHAMESLKKAMRWDEQAYGREYDLDIFMIAVIDDFNMGAMENKGLNIFNAQTILADPSSATDVDYSYITKVVGHEYFHNWTGNRITCRDWFQLSLKEGLTVFREQEFSESIGNPATERINTVRQLRAMQFAEDAGPLAHPVQPDSYIEINNFYTMTVYEKGAEIIRMMKVLVDPELFRKGMDDYFTVHDGQAVTIEDFVKSIEKGSGYDLQQFRRWYKQSGTPELQVDYHYSPEEKTFDLILKQHCPATPGQPTKKPFYIPLVMALFNPAGQAIDLQLVGDDTPLGTQCTLKLRESEHVFQFVNVDVKPIPSLLRNFSAPVKLKVKYSDKDLAFLMQSDTDGFNRWDAAQELASRIVLRRIQSSSTLEDSAVSELFKGYKILFAEDKQDSKDLLAELLSLPSEAAFAEQMLIIDIDGIHEEREWLRFQCAKKLENNFLHCYQACHDLKPYVFDKQSVTNRRLANISLTYLMLLQDPNVHHLCVNHYKKADNLTDRIVALSEIVNHNLSQRDRFLKEFYEKNSANSLVVCKWLAIQARAPLPDTLHQVKKLLKHPAFDWKNPNKIRSLIGVFCSENRSQFHDRSGAGYVFLSEQIQHLDLINPQIAARLVKPFTQWKRFDVDRQALMHEQLEKLIKIQGLSSDVYEMVSKSLL; from the coding sequence ATGACTGAATTAAAAACTACTTTTCTTAAAGATTACACTCCACCTAGTTTTTTGATCAATAGGGTTGAATTAACTTTTAAATTAAATGAAAATTTGACTCAAGTTAATTCTCGTTTGGCGCTTACTCGAAACTCGATATCAGAAAATAAAAATAAACCACTGGTTTTGCAGGGTGAGAATTGCGAATTGATTTTTATTAAGCTCGATGCTCGACTTTTATCAAATAGCGACTATCAACTTAAAGATAATGAACTTATTATTTTTCACGTACCCGATCAATTTAATCTTGAGATTGAAAATAGAATTAAACCTAAAGAAAATACAGCATTAAGTGGACTTTATGTTTCTCGAGGAATTTTTTGTACTCAATGTGAAGCCGAAGGTTTTCGTCGCATCACTTATTTTTTAGATCGACCGGATGTATTGGCCCGTTATACGACTACTATTATTGCTGACAAAAAGAAATATCCCATTTTGTTATCCAACGGAAATAAAATCACACAGCAGGATTTAGAAAATAATCAACATTCTGTTACTTGGGAAGATCCGTTTAAAAAACCCAGTTATTTATTTGCTTTGGTTGCAGGCGATTTAGAATATAGTCAAAATGAATTTGTGACTCAATCACAGCGAAAAATAAATTTACAGATTTTTTCAGAAAAAGGTGAGAAAAATAAATGCCATCATGCGATGGAATCTTTAAAAAAAGCCATGCGTTGGGATGAACAAGCCTATGGTCGCGAATATGATTTAGACATATTCATGATTGCGGTCATCGATGATTTCAATATGGGCGCCATGGAAAATAAAGGACTTAATATTTTTAATGCGCAGACCATTTTGGCGGATCCGAGTTCAGCAACTGACGTAGATTATAGTTATATTACTAAAGTTGTAGGACATGAGTATTTTCATAATTGGACCGGTAATCGCATTACGTGTCGCGATTGGTTTCAATTAAGTCTTAAAGAAGGCTTGACGGTCTTTCGTGAACAGGAATTTAGTGAATCTATTGGCAATCCTGCGACTGAACGGATTAACACGGTAAGACAATTAAGAGCGATGCAGTTTGCAGAAGATGCAGGTCCTTTAGCTCATCCCGTGCAACCTGATTCTTATATTGAGATTAATAATTTCTATACCATGACCGTGTATGAAAAAGGCGCTGAAATCATTCGCATGATGAAGGTCTTAGTGGATCCAGAATTATTTCGCAAAGGTATGGATGATTATTTTACTGTTCATGATGGACAAGCAGTTACTATAGAAGATTTTGTTAAATCAATCGAGAAAGGGAGTGGTTATGATCTACAACAATTTCGTCGTTGGTATAAGCAATCCGGGACACCCGAATTACAGGTGGATTACCATTATTCACCGGAAGAAAAAACCTTTGATTTGATTCTTAAACAACATTGCCCTGCTACACCTGGTCAACCGACTAAAAAACCTTTTTATATTCCTTTAGTGATGGCTTTATTTAATCCAGCGGGCCAAGCGATTGACTTACAGTTAGTCGGTGATGATACACCTCTGGGGACGCAATGCACATTAAAACTCAGAGAATCTGAGCATGTTTTCCAGTTTGTTAACGTCGATGTTAAACCAATTCCTTCTTTATTGAGAAATTTTTCTGCTCCAGTAAAATTGAAGGTTAAGTATTCTGACAAGGATCTCGCCTTTTTAATGCAATCGGATACCGATGGCTTTAATCGATGGGATGCTGCGCAGGAATTAGCTAGTCGAATTGTGTTGCGCCGAATTCAATCCTCATCAACGCTAGAAGATTCAGCCGTTAGTGAGCTATTTAAAGGATATAAAATTCTATTTGCTGAGGATAAGCAGGACAGTAAGGATTTATTGGCAGAATTACTCAGTTTACCGAGTGAAGCTGCTTTTGCAGAACAAATGCTTATTATTGATATCGATGGTATTCATGAAGAAAGGGAATGGTTGCGTTTTCAGTGCGCTAAAAAACTAGAAAATAATTTTTTACACTGTTATCAAGCCTGCCATGATTTAAAACCTTATGTTTTTGATAAGCAGTCGGTAACGAATCGACGTTTAGCTAACATAAGTTTAACCTATCTCATGTTATTGCAAGACCCTAACGTGCATCATCTCTGTGTGAATCATTACAAAAAAGCCGATAACTTAACCGACAGGATTGTGGCATTAAGCGAAATAGTCAATCATAATTTATCGCAAAGAGATCGTTTTTTAAAAGAGTTTTATGAAAAAAATTCAGCGAATTCTTTAGTGGTTTGTAAATGGTTAGCCATACAAGCGCGTGCTCCATTGCCTGATACCTTACATCAGGTTAAAAAATTACTGAAGCATCCTGCTTTTGATTGGAAGAATCCGAATAAAATTCGATCCTTGATTGGTGTTTTTTGTTCAGAAAATCGTAGTCAATTTCATGATCGTTCAGGTGCCGGCTATGTATTTTTAAGTGAGCAAATACAGCACCTTGATCTTATCAATCCTCAGATAGCGGCGCGTTTAGTAAAACCTTTTACACAATGGAAGCGTTTTGATGTTGATCGTCAAGCCTTAATGCACGAACAACTAGAGAAGCTTATTAAAATACAGGGACTTTCTTCAGACGTGTATGAAATGGTGAGTAAAAGTTTGTTATAA
- a CDS encoding DMT family transporter, which produces MVKYLKRIGSEKKRKLALLYLVIGAIAIGFAPIFVRLSEVGPIATGFWRVAIAFPILTLLSLGQGYTRPDDKQAPTLKDYLWLLFSGVLFGGDLATWHLSIQYTTIANSTLIANFSPIIIALWGWIVLRRPPQKKLVIGLLLAILGIAVLIHPSFHMDKNIRIGDGLAFITAFFYAGYLLVLNRARKKFTAFSSMAISTFASMLTLLTITCLSGELAIPQTEMAWIILFALALFAHILGQGLIAYALPYLPVTFSSTALLIQPMVASMAGWYFFSEYLSFSQMIGMLIALVGIFLAKQTI; this is translated from the coding sequence ATGGTCAAGTATTTAAAAAGAATTGGTTCAGAAAAAAAACGTAAACTTGCCTTATTATATTTAGTGATAGGTGCTATAGCGATAGGTTTTGCTCCTATTTTTGTCCGATTAAGCGAAGTGGGTCCCATTGCGACTGGATTTTGGCGCGTAGCTATCGCCTTTCCCATTTTAACTTTACTTTCGTTAGGACAAGGCTATACACGCCCCGATGATAAGCAAGCGCCGACCTTAAAAGATTATCTTTGGCTATTATTTTCTGGCGTTTTATTTGGCGGTGATCTCGCCACATGGCATCTTTCTATTCAATATACGACCATCGCCAATTCGACTTTAATTGCTAACTTTTCACCCATCATTATCGCTTTATGGGGATGGATTGTTTTACGCAGACCACCACAAAAAAAGTTAGTGATTGGTTTATTATTAGCCATATTAGGTATCGCTGTCTTAATTCATCCCAGCTTCCATATGGACAAAAATATCCGCATTGGTGATGGATTAGCCTTTATCACTGCCTTTTTCTATGCCGGTTATTTATTAGTTTTAAATCGAGCGCGTAAAAAATTTACAGCTTTTTCCAGTATGGCGATATCCACTTTTGCCAGTATGCTCACTTTACTTACCATCACGTGCCTATCGGGTGAGCTTGCTATACCGCAAACAGAAATGGCATGGATTATTTTATTTGCTTTAGCTTTGTTTGCACATATTTTAGGACAAGGATTAATCGCTTACGCCTTACCGTATTTACCGGTTACCTTTTCATCAACCGCCCTGCTTATCCAACCGATGGTCGCTTCAATGGCAGGTTGGTACTTCTTTTCAGAATATCTAAGTTTCAGTCAAATGATCGGGATGCTGATCGCCTTAGTGGGTATCTTTTTAGCTAAACAAACTATTTAA
- a CDS encoding efflux transporter outer membrane subunit produces MWVFYRSYYQFAMIAMMLGSLSACLVGPDFEPPEPPKINHYTKPPWPCRTASAPGHGGASQQFIQAKTISAEWWRLFHSPKINKLICQGLTNSPNLKAAKATLLEAQENLSAGIGNGLFPNIAAAVTAQRGSNTGFFNSSNAASDTLTTSGIPTSVFNLFNASVNASYLLDFFGGVRRQIQGLQSQVEYQYFELRAAYLSLTSNIVTTAITIASLHRQICVTKQLIREQAEQLAIIKKQFDLGGVSQIEVVAQQTQLAQTRAALPPLEKSWAQARHLLAILVGAFPSECYVIPSLDLNELHLPTELPLSVPSALVRQRPDVRAAEALWEAANAQIGVATANLYPQFTLNGSWGKSNSVGSKVFGSQSNLWNIGGALFQPLFRGGALLAERRAAIAAYDVAAAQYREVVLQAFQNVADTLRAIEADAREMRAQKQAESAAYANLYLVRQQFFLGGVSYLSLLDAQRQYQQTRISLVQAEASRYADTAALFQALGGGWWNSDC; encoded by the coding sequence ATGTGGGTTTTTTATAGGAGCTATTATCAATTTGCCATGATTGCCATGATGTTGGGTAGCCTAAGTGCTTGCCTGGTGGGGCCTGATTTTGAACCGCCTGAACCTCCGAAGATAAATCATTACACCAAACCCCCTTGGCCTTGTAGAACTGCCAGCGCACCAGGGCATGGAGGCGCTTCGCAGCAATTTATTCAAGCTAAAACTATTTCTGCAGAATGGTGGCGTTTATTTCATTCACCTAAAATAAATAAACTCATTTGCCAAGGGTTAACCAACAGCCCTAATTTAAAAGCGGCTAAAGCTACCTTACTTGAAGCACAGGAAAATCTAAGCGCGGGGATAGGTAATGGTTTGTTTCCCAATATCGCAGCTGCAGTGACCGCACAACGTGGTTCCAATACGGGGTTTTTTAATTCATCCAATGCGGCAAGTGATACGTTAACCACCAGTGGGATTCCTACGTCCGTATTTAATCTATTTAATGCCTCAGTAAATGCTTCATATCTACTGGATTTTTTTGGAGGGGTGCGACGACAAATACAAGGGTTACAATCGCAAGTAGAATATCAATATTTTGAACTTCGCGCGGCCTATCTGAGTCTAACGTCCAATATTGTAACGACGGCTATTACCATAGCCTCATTGCATAGACAGATTTGTGTAACTAAACAATTGATACGAGAGCAAGCTGAGCAATTGGCAATCATAAAAAAACAATTTGATCTCGGTGGTGTTTCACAAATTGAGGTCGTTGCACAACAAACCCAATTAGCACAAACTCGAGCTGCTTTACCGCCTTTAGAAAAGAGTTGGGCACAAGCACGTCACTTACTGGCTATTTTAGTCGGTGCTTTTCCTAGTGAATGTTATGTTATTCCGTCTTTGGATTTGAATGAGTTGCACTTACCGACTGAACTTCCATTGAGTGTGCCATCGGCTTTAGTTCGGCAAAGACCCGATGTGCGTGCTGCTGAAGCATTATGGGAAGCGGCTAATGCTCAAATAGGGGTTGCTACGGCTAACTTATATCCACAGTTTACGTTGAATGGTTCTTGGGGAAAATCTAATTCAGTGGGTAGTAAAGTTTTTGGCTCGCAGAGTAATTTATGGAATATTGGAGGAGCATTATTTCAACCACTTTTTCGAGGAGGTGCTTTACTGGCTGAACGTCGTGCGGCTATTGCCGCTTATGATGTAGCGGCGGCACAGTATCGAGAAGTGGTGTTGCAAGCTTTTCAAAATGTAGCGGATACGTTACGGGCTATAGAAGCGGATGCTCGAGAAATGCGCGCACAAAAACAGGCCGAATCAGCGGCTTATGCTAATTTATATTTGGTGAGACAACAATTTTTTCTAGGTGGTGTTAGTTACCTTTCTTTATTGGATGCACAACGACAATATCAGCAAACACGGATTAGCTTGGTTCAAGCTGAAGCGAGTCGATATGCGGATACAGCCGCTTTATTTCAAGCTTTAGGGGGTGGATGGTGGAACTCGGATTGTTAG